The Pseudomonas baetica genome includes a region encoding these proteins:
- a CDS encoding peptidase M12, translating into MHELTDCQLIQWPDDQAAYQVATNENPANIGTFTGTRRKRSILNYSKLWANGRTLKIAFMDAPEADHKDKIIKAASQWLPYINLKFEFVDDLVGDIRIATTNNSNSSMLGTDALLIHPDDRTMDLGVKPDHPDFEVIVTHEFGHALGAMHEHQHPQAKIPWDKPKVYEFYQNREMNPLMPEEIDRNLFTPFDTLEAIYTSYDKRSIMHHPVANTLTLGNWEVPINRKISKKDKRLMRLLYPK; encoded by the coding sequence ATGCACGAACTAACAGATTGCCAACTTATACAATGGCCCGACGATCAAGCGGCTTACCAGGTGGCCACCAATGAAAACCCGGCCAACATCGGCACATTTACTGGCACTCGGCGTAAACGCTCGATATTAAATTATTCAAAACTATGGGCAAACGGCCGCACCCTGAAGATTGCCTTCATGGACGCACCCGAAGCAGATCACAAAGACAAAATCATAAAGGCAGCCAGTCAATGGTTGCCGTATATCAACCTGAAGTTCGAGTTCGTTGACGACCTCGTGGGCGACATACGCATCGCCACTACCAACAACTCCAACAGTTCGATGCTCGGCACCGACGCGTTGTTGATTCATCCTGACGACAGAACCATGGACCTGGGCGTAAAACCGGATCATCCAGACTTTGAAGTCATCGTGACTCATGAGTTCGGTCACGCCCTTGGCGCTATGCATGAACACCAGCACCCGCAGGCGAAAATCCCGTGGGATAAACCAAAGGTCTATGAGTTCTATCAGAACCGCGAAATGAATCCACTGATGCCGGAGGAAATCGACAGAAACCTGTTTACTCCTTTCGACACGCTGGAGGCGATTTATACTTCTTACGACAAAAGATCGATCATGCACCACCCAGTGGCTAATACGTTGACACTGGGTAATTGGGAAGTGCCAATCAATCGCAAGATCAGCAAGAAAGACAAACGCCTGATGCGTTTGCTTTACCCGAAATGA
- a CDS encoding IS5 family transposase, producing the protein MKQMSFADAEYAGKRKQTRRERFLIEMDQVVPWKGLIALIEPHYPKGDGGRPAYPLMAMLRVHLMQNWFGYSDPAMEEALYETTILRQFSGLHLDRIPDETTILNFRRLLEKHELAGGILQVINGYLGDRGLMLRQGTVVDATIIHAPSSTKNEDGKRDPDMHQTKKGNQYFFGMKAHIGVDAESGLVHSVVGTAANVADVTQVAQLLHGEESYVSGDAGYTGVDKRPEHQNRKMIWSIAARPSTYKKHGKKSFIAQVRRKIEYAKAQVRAKVEHPFRVIKCQFGYTKVRFRGLMKNTAQQVTLFALSNVWMMRKRLLVAGEVRL; encoded by the coding sequence ATGAAACAGATGTCCTTCGCCGATGCCGAGTACGCCGGCAAACGTAAGCAGACCCGCCGCGAGCGCTTTCTGATTGAGATGGATCAGGTCGTGCCTTGGAAGGGCTTGATTGCCTTGATCGAACCACACTATCCGAAGGGCGACGGCGGTCGTCCGGCTTACCCGCTGATGGCGATGTTGCGGGTTCATCTGATGCAGAACTGGTTCGGCTACAGTGATCCGGCGATGGAAGAAGCGCTCTATGAGACCACGATCCTGCGCCAGTTTTCGGGGTTGCACCTGGATCGGATTCCCGATGAGACCACGATCCTCAACTTCCGGCGTCTGTTGGAAAAACACGAGTTGGCCGGCGGAATTTTGCAGGTCATCAACGGTTATCTAGGCGACCGTGGCCTGATGTTGCGCCAGGGTACGGTGGTCGATGCAACGATCATTCATGCGCCGAGTTCGACCAAGAATGAAGACGGAAAACGTGATCCCGACATGCATCAGACGAAGAAGGGGAACCAGTATTTCTTCGGGATGAAAGCGCATATCGGCGTTGATGCCGAGTCGGGTTTGGTGCATAGCGTGGTGGGCACGGCGGCGAATGTCGCGGACGTGACGCAGGTTGCTCAGTTGCTGCATGGCGAAGAGTCGTACGTGTCTGGCGATGCCGGTTACACCGGCGTGGACAAGCGTCCCGAGCATCAGAACCGCAAAATGATCTGGTCAATTGCCGCACGGCCCAGCACGTATAAGAAGCACGGCAAGAAGAGTTTTATTGCTCAGGTGCGTCGCAAAATCGAATACGCCAAGGCCCAGGTACGCGCTAAGGTTGAACACCCGTTTCGGGTCATCAAGTGTCAGTTTGGGTATACGAAAGTGCGCTTTCGCGGCTTGATGAAAAACACCGCGCAACAGGTCACGCTATTTGCGCTGTCGAACGTGTGGATGATGCGAAAACGGCTGCTGGTTGCGGGAGAGGTACGTCTGTAA